A single region of the Epinephelus moara isolate mb chromosome 16, YSFRI_EMoa_1.0, whole genome shotgun sequence genome encodes:
- the gpr173 gene encoding probable G-protein coupled receptor 173: protein MGGGAFGMANGNESSDGPAGPMAAVVATAGGMVAESPSSAVSTYIKLVLLGLIICISLVGNLVVSLLVLRDRALHKAPYYFLLDLCLADTIRSAICFPFVLVSIKNGSAWTYSVLSCKVVAFMAVLFCFHAAFMLFCISVTRYMAIAHHRFYSKRMTFWTCVAVVCMVWTLSVAMAFPPVFDVGTYKFIREEDQCIFEHRYFKANDTLGFMLMLAVLILATHVVYMKLLLFEYKHRKMKPVQMVPAISQNWTFHGPGATGQAAANWIAGFGRGPMPPTLLGIRQNLHNQNRRLLGMEEFKAEKQLGRMFYVITLLFLVLWSPYIVACYWRVFVKACTIPHRYLSTTVWMSFAQAGVNPIVCFFLNKDLKKGLLSHLPACCRTKPHLPREPYCVM from the coding sequence ATGGGTGGTGGGGCATTTGGGATGGCGAATGGAAATGAGAGCAGCGACGGGCCTGCTGGACCCATGGCAGCAGTGGTGGCTACTGCAGGAGGTATGGTAGCAGAGAGTCCTTCCTCTGCTGTCTCTACCTATATCAAACTGGTGCTACTAGGATTGATCATCTGCATCAGCCTGGTGGGCAACCTGGTGGTGTCTTTGCTTGTGCTGCGGGACCGGGCCCTGCACAAGGCACCTTACTACTTCCTGCTGGACCTGTGCCTGGCAGACACCATTCGCTCAGCCATCTGCTTCCCCTTTGTGCTGGTGTCTATAAAGAACGGCTCAGCCTGGACCTACAGCGTGCTGAGCTGCAAGGTGGTGGCCTTCATGGCAGTGCTCTTCTGCTTCCATGCCGCCTTTATGCTGTTCTGCATCAGTGTAACACGCTACATGGCCATTGCACACCACCGCTTTTACTCAAAGCGCATGACATTCTGGACATGTGTGGCTGTGGTGTGCATGGTGTGGACACTGTCTGTGGCAATGGCTTTCCCACCAGTATTTGATGTGGGCACCTACAAATTTATTCGCGAGGAAGACCAGTGCATCTTTGAGCATCGCTACTTTAAGGCTAATGATACACTAGGCTTCATGCTAATGCTGGCTGTGCTCATTCTAGCCACACATGTCGTCTATATGAAGTTACTTCTCTTTGAATACAAGCATCGTAAGATGAAGCCAGTCCAGATGGTACCAGCCATCAGTCAGAACTGGACCTTCCATGGGCCGGGGGCTACAGGCCAAGCAGCAGCCAACTGGATTGCAGGCTTTGGCAGGGGCCCGATGCCGCCGACTCTGCTGGGAATTCGGCAAAACTTGCACAACCAGAACCGGCGCCTGTTGGGCATGGAGGAGTTCAAAGCAGAGAAGCAGCTTGGCAGGATGTTCTATGTGATCACCCTACTGTTCCTGGTGCTCTGGTCTCCCTACATAGTTGCTTGCTATTGGAGAGTGTTTGTCAAGGCTTGCACAATACCACACCGGTACCTCTCCACAACTGTGTGGATGAGTTTCGCCCAAGCCGGGGTCAACCCTATTGTCTGTTTCTTCCTTAACAAAGACTTGAAGAAAGGGCTCCTTTCCCACCTACCAGCCTGCTGCAGGACTAAACCTCATCTGCCACGAGAGCCTTATTGTGTCATGTAA